One part of the Acidimicrobiales bacterium genome encodes these proteins:
- a CDS encoding matrixin family metalloprotease, whose protein sequence is MSPESAPAPRRGPWSASTLGPAAVVLAAVVLAAVVLAAAVLAVTAPRPAGASVPPPTPTSERAAGTEQSPYWRWSRMPVTWAIEAPYPGMSRRAQTAVFQQAFGWWAARSGVRFRRVAPCGAWLPFDDPRCGQPQIRVSFVAARHGRSWDPDLGAGQRAHGFPPCPDSWFTGCGDIHLDRSYPWSSSRLLLVAAHEIGHAIGISHAPARWCPAPGRGALMCPSGGAGASWDITEARARYGR, encoded by the coding sequence ATGAGCCCCGAGTCGGCGCCGGCCCCGCGTCGGGGCCCCTGGTCCGCCTCGACCCTCGGTCCCGCGGCTGTCGTGTTGGCCGCTGTCGTGTTGGCGGCTGTCGTGTTGGCTGCTGCGGTGCTGGCGGTGACGGCGCCCCGGCCGGCGGGCGCGTCGGTGCCGCCACCGACGCCGACCAGCGAGCGTGCCGCGGGCACCGAGCAGTCCCCCTACTGGCGGTGGTCGCGGATGCCGGTCACGTGGGCGATCGAGGCCCCGTACCCGGGGATGTCCCGCCGCGCGCAGACCGCGGTCTTCCAGCAGGCATTCGGCTGGTGGGCCGCCCGCTCGGGTGTGCGGTTCCGGCGTGTGGCCCCCTGCGGTGCCTGGCTGCCGTTCGACGACCCGAGGTGCGGGCAGCCCCAGATCCGGGTGAGCTTCGTCGCGGCCCGCCACGGGCGCAGCTGGGATCCCGACCTCGGCGCCGGCCAGCGCGCCCACGGCTTCCCTCCCTGCCCGGACTCCTGGTTCACCGGCTGCGGTGACATCCACCTCGACCGGTCCTATCCGTGGTCCTCGTCGAGGCTCCTGCTCGTCGCCGCCCATGAGATCGGTCACGCCATCGGGATCTCCCATGCTCCCGCCCGGTGGTGCCCGGCGCCCGGGCGCGGGGCGCTGATGTGCCCGTCCGGCGGCGCCGGCGCCAGTTGGGACATCACCGAGGCCCGCGCCCGCTATGGGCGCTGA
- a CDS encoding AAA family ATPase, which produces MSAAEAAARRATPDRPRGARPERPATVPEDRPWVPPVARLGDRLVSGLSRLAALAAAEAGGDGPVGPRLVVVAGPPGSQLDAVTEHVAALYRRAGLVGAEPVRVEAEAFAQALRSSRFDEIAPVLIVDPADGADEVPKRLARLLTAGPRLVVAAVRDRAAAAPVIAAAGGSHRARLVELSDPVGPALVDLAVEQAADAGLWLPGPLRDRLAVHLDRAHRAWGLGGYEALDRALGDIAAAVAVRGAATDDRGRRRVLAPDVPAVTGDRDGLADALAALGRHPGLGPAREHLEVVVADHWRRVDGGAGPAAAPHLVLAGEPGSGRTTAAGLVAEVLHAGRVVACDATVTVAVEELLGCCSTGAGDRFRAAARAARGGVLVLDDLDRLADLHDASQLRLALGALAAELARPGPATAVVATGTGSGADALRVLVASPALRARFGPPLRLAAPAGAALGDALVAAAAAAGYRVTPAAAAAAQAILERRAAAVPAGFGHCAALVDEAVPRHHRRGGTAATLTVDDITGPAPTEAGRTDAPGPRPAPEPPAPEPVRGLAEDRVRLHRHDQERHALGLPRLDRTPHLVFEGPPGSGKTTAARWAARRWADAGLLTSGHLVEVSRGDLVAEFLGQTAPRVREVWARARGGVLFVDEAQALVAHSGWRDYGDEALSELVKLMEDDRDHAVVVFAGYEHTAAALTRANPGFFRRVEVVTFPAPTGDDLAAAFDLAASSYRFAPGARDAALQALRDRHEVGYSAVRDVLAAAVTAYCRRDGGDMALAAADFGGPAAEPPAPHPGPRSTGGYL; this is translated from the coding sequence GTGAGCGCCGCCGAAGCGGCCGCCCGCCGAGCCACACCGGACCGGCCCCGCGGGGCGCGCCCCGAGCGGCCCGCGACGGTGCCCGAGGACCGCCCGTGGGTGCCGCCGGTGGCGCGCCTGGGCGACCGGCTGGTCAGCGGGCTGTCGCGGCTGGCGGCGTTGGCCGCGGCTGAGGCCGGCGGCGACGGGCCGGTCGGGCCCCGACTGGTGGTCGTGGCCGGACCGCCCGGTTCGCAACTCGACGCCGTGACCGAACACGTCGCCGCGCTCTACCGGCGGGCAGGCCTGGTGGGAGCCGAGCCGGTCCGTGTCGAGGCCGAGGCGTTCGCCCAGGCGCTGCGCTCGTCGCGATTCGACGAGATCGCCCCGGTGCTGATCGTGGACCCCGCCGACGGTGCCGACGAGGTCCCGAAGCGGTTGGCCCGCCTGCTCACGGCGGGCCCGCGGCTGGTGGTGGCCGCGGTGAGGGACCGGGCCGCGGCGGCGCCGGTCATCGCCGCCGCCGGCGGCTCCCACCGGGCCCGGCTCGTCGAGTTGTCCGACCCGGTGGGCCCGGCGCTGGTGGACCTCGCCGTCGAGCAGGCCGCCGATGCCGGGCTGTGGCTGCCGGGCCCGCTGCGGGACCGGCTGGCCGTGCACCTCGACCGGGCCCACCGGGCCTGGGGGCTGGGCGGCTACGAGGCGCTGGACCGGGCGCTGGGCGACATCGCCGCTGCGGTCGCCGTGCGGGGCGCGGCCACCGACGACCGGGGCCGCCGCCGGGTCCTCGCCCCCGACGTCCCCGCCGTGACCGGCGACCGCGACGGCCTCGCCGACGCGCTCGCCGCGCTGGGCCGCCACCCCGGCCTGGGACCGGCCCGCGAGCACCTCGAGGTGGTCGTCGCCGACCACTGGCGTCGTGTCGACGGGGGAGCGGGCCCGGCAGCCGCCCCCCACCTCGTCCTCGCCGGCGAGCCCGGCTCAGGGCGCACGACCGCCGCTGGCCTGGTGGCCGAGGTGCTGCACGCCGGGCGGGTCGTGGCCTGCGACGCCACCGTGACCGTCGCCGTAGAGGAGCTGCTGGGCTGCTGTTCGACGGGCGCAGGCGACCGGTTCCGGGCCGCAGCCCGCGCCGCGCGCGGCGGCGTGCTCGTCCTCGACGACCTCGACCGGTTGGCCGACCTCCACGACGCGAGCCAGCTCCGGCTGGCCCTGGGCGCGCTCGCAGCCGAGCTCGCCCGGCCAGGACCGGCGACGGCGGTGGTGGCCACCGGCACGGGCAGCGGCGCCGACGCCCTCCGGGTGCTGGTGGCGTCGCCCGCGTTGCGGGCTCGCTTCGGGCCGCCGTTGCGGCTGGCGGCACCGGCGGGCGCCGCGCTCGGTGACGCCCTGGTCGCTGCCGCAGCCGCCGCCGGCTACCGGGTCACGCCCGCCGCGGCCGCGGCGGCACAGGCCATCCTCGAACGCCGGGCGGCCGCGGTCCCCGCCGGCTTCGGGCACTGCGCCGCGCTGGTCGACGAGGCCGTCCCCCGCCACCACCGCCGCGGCGGCACCGCCGCGACGCTGACCGTCGACGACATCACCGGGCCCGCACCGACCGAGGCGGGCCGGACCGACGCGCCCGGGCCGCGACCGGCCCCGGAGCCCCCCGCCCCGGAACCCGTCCGCGGGCTCGCCGAGGACCGGGTGCGGCTCCACCGTCACGACCAGGAGCGCCACGCCCTGGGCCTTCCCCGCCTGGACCGCACCCCCCACCTCGTGTTCGAGGGGCCGCCCGGGTCCGGCAAGACCACCGCCGCCCGCTGGGCGGCACGCCGGTGGGCCGACGCGGGCCTGCTCACCTCGGGTCACCTCGTGGAGGTCAGCCGGGGCGACCTCGTCGCCGAGTTCCTGGGCCAGACCGCGCCGCGGGTCCGCGAGGTCTGGGCCCGCGCCCGCGGCGGGGTGCTCTTCGTGGACGAGGCCCAGGCCCTGGTGGCCCACAGCGGCTGGCGCGACTACGGCGACGAGGCCCTGTCCGAGTTGGTCAAGCTCATGGAAGACGACCGCGACCACGCCGTGGTCGTGTTCGCCGGCTACGAGCACACCGCCGCCGCCCTCACCCGGGCCAACCCAGGGTTCTTCCGCCGTGTCGAGGTGGTGACGTTCCCCGCTCCCACCGGCGACGACCTCGCCGCCGCGTTCGACCTCGCCGCCAGCAGCTACCGGTTCGCCCCCGGCGCCCGTGACGCCGCCCTGCAGGCGCTACGCGACCGCCACGAGGTCGGCTACAGCGCAGTCCGCGATGTGCTCGCCGCCGCGGTGACGGCCTACTGCCGCCGCGACGGCGGCGACATGGCCCTCGCCGCCGCCGACTTCGGCGGCCCCGCCGCCGAGCCACCCGCCCCCCACCCCGGGCCTCGCAGCACCGGCGGCTACCTGTGA